CTTAAGGACTTGGTGGGAGAAGAGATGTCTTTACTAAATGCTagtgaaaactgaaatgttttttgaTCTGTCAACTTTGTGTACAAACGTTTTAACCTATAGTATATAGTATGTGtaacctttctctttttctttttttttttttttttagaataagTGAATATTTACATCCTTCAGAATGCCCAACTCCAATGCCAAACTTCATTCTAACCACAGGGGTGGCCGAGAAGCCAGCAGACGGGAATTGGTTTCCAGGTCTTTGCAGAGTGCTCAGCATTGCCTGGAGAGCCAAGATTTTGGAACTGCATATGCTCACTATCTCCTGGTACTAAATCTAGCTCCTGAGTTAAAAACTACTGTCAAAGTAAGTAGTTTTGAATTACTCTGCTCTTTGAATTActtggaattttatttattctaattCTCTCGAGGTCTTTGTGACATGTTTTGTGATTTGTTACATGTCACTGGTTTCTGCTTTTATTGAAGACAGAATTGGAAAATCTGTAATAATTGGGATGGCCAATGGTTTCTTTAATAAGCTCTGTATGAAGGAAGTTCATAGAATcttcttttattctctttgtgTCAATGGCATTTAATAAAAACAGGGACTTGTTAGTATTGGAGCATGCATTAATATATACATACTCAGTAAACACTGCTGGGTGCTGATCCTCGTGTGTGGGTGTCCAGGTGTATGTCAGGACACCTCCAGATGTTTTCAGGGCTCAGTTCCCTACTTCTGACAACTCCCAGCACCTCATGGtctgtgctttattttctaGGAGACATTTCAGTTTACTCTCTTTAAATGGGCAGAAGAACTGGATTCTCTGGCACGGATTCAAGATCTGTTTAACTGCTATGAGCAAGCACTTGAGCTGTATCCCAATGATGAAGTGATCTGTAACAGTATGGGAGAGCATCTCTTCAGGTTTGCAGTGATGTATATTCAGTTTTTGTAAGGGTCATGTTGTGAATACAAACACATTCAAATCTGTTTGTCTTAAGTAGCTTAAAAAGAGTAGCCAGtgctaaaataaatattgttaATCACAGCAAAAGTGGGGAATAAAAACCACCATGTTTTGTTGTTGCTCAGGTCTTCTAATGCTAGAATTTTAAGACTGAAATCATAGATCATAATCCGGGTGGTTTTAGTTAGGTTTcctttttgtaatttctttgttttaaaggaaCACCTCTCTGAGCATTGTATTAAAATGTATACAAATATTTGATAGATTTAGAGCTTTTCTCAGTGCTGTCTGATTTGAAATTATGCTGTAGGTATCATTAAAACTTGTTTCATATTCAcaatttggtttcttttaatttcttttttcaaaattgGCACTTAATGCAAAAGCTGGCAACTCAAAATTTGGTGGTTTTGCAGGATGTCCCAGTTAAAGAGAGTACCCACAGTTTTATAGCATTCTCTTGAGTTTATAACATTCTCTTGAGTTGAGTATCTGTGAAACTAGattgcagggctgctgctgtcatgTTGTTGCAGTGAGTTCTTGTAAATAAACCTCTTTTACTTTGTCAAAACATGCAGTAGTATATGAAGGTTGGTGCACACAATGGTGTTTCTGAGCTAGCTTTGCATTTTACAGTGACTTGATGTAAAGCTATAAATCATTCTTTTTCATAAAGTAATGGCGTTGTTTctaaagataatttttcaaaCTAACACAAAATACTTCTGTTGTCTTTTAGCTGACATAAGACCTCTTTACAGACCCTCGGATGTTCACAGCTGCATGCATACTTTCCATTTGTTTGTCGCTTTTGCTCTTAGAATGGGTTTCAGAGACGAAGCAGCTGGCTATTTCCACAAAGCAGTGAAGCTCAACCCCGACTTTGCCGACGCCAAGGAGAATTTCTACCGTGTTGCAAACTGGCTGGTGGAGCGCTGGCACTTCATCATGCTCAACGATGCCAAGAGGAACCTCACCTACCTCAGGGCCATTCAGAACGCTGTGCACTCAGGGAGCAAATCTGTCCTGGATATCGGAACGGGAACAGGAATCCTGAGGTATGCCACAATGCAGGTTTCGCAGGAGTTTAATAGGAAAGTATTGGTTGCCTGACAAAATTGGGCTGAGAGTGGAAAATATAACTGCTTTGATCCTTTTATGGAGACAGAACttaaaaaagcaagcaaagctTACAGAAGCCAGTGAGTTTGGAGTAGTATTTTTTGAaccatttttcattatttgttgCAAATGCTTTTTGTGCCAGTAAGTGCTGCTGAAATTGAATTACTCACATGGGTTTTGAAGTTGTAATGTTATTTGTCCTGTCTTTAAATATTGACTGTAAAGAGTAGAGTCAGCATAGCTGAGGAAGTGTCCTTAGGCTaactgtggtggtttttttgctgaTAACATATCAAGAGGGTATCAGCTTGTGCAATATCAGTGTTCACACAAGAGATACCGGTTAATCTAAGGATGGTTTTTAGACTTGAACTGGTAGAAATATGAAGCAGATgtggaggaggggaaaaccccTGATTCTTGTTTTTCAGTATGTTTGCAAAAAAGGCAGGAGCTTCTTTTGTCTATGCCTGTGAATTGTCCAAAACCATGTATGAACTTGCCCGTGATGTGGTGGCAGCAAATAATATGGAAAGAGAGATCAAACTTCTGCATTTGAAGTCACTTGATATAGAAATTCCAAAGCACATACCTGAAAGGTACGTTGTTGCTCTCTTTTCTGATGGTATTTTGAGTTTGCTCATCATTCCAGGAAAATAGGAAATGTCTTGTGACCTAAACAGGAAGTAACACTTCTGTGATATTGCTCAATATGTGAGAAAGTTCTCTGTATCTTTTATGTGTTTAAGAAGCAGAAATGACAACATGTTCTTCAGATCATCCTAATTTCTATTGGTAGACCAACAATGTCCTAAATTAAGGAGTTTAATTCTTTGATGGTGGGAGCTTTGGGGCATATGTAATGATACTGCAGCAACTGGGAAAAAATTACACTACTATGTCATAGAAGTCATTTTAACACACTTTTATACTTCTAAGATCTTGTGGCTCACTTCTGCAGCCTTTGAATAGGCTCGAGTTACTAACATTTAATAAAGTTGTGGTGATGGTACAGGCTCATGATCTGAAATGGTGAAGCTCCTCGTTTAGGCCAATCAAGCCTTGCCTAATTGGCTTGCCTAATCAGCTGAGCTACTGTAATACATGTATTCGTATCCCTTTAGTGTATATAATGAGTTACTAGATGTCAgctattaataaataaattactgcTGTTCTGGAAGTGTCTCCTCTTATTATGCCATatgttttcttgtttaatttCAGAGGACTTAAGATTTTAGAGTTGTTAGTCTGTGTCagaatttttttgtgctttgatTATAGTTTTGGgagttttaattcctttttataCACATGCATGAGTACATACTATTGCACAAAATATATATTCTGCAGTATCATTGGCTGTATGCCCAGGCTGAAACATCTTCCTGTTTTGGCTAGATTCTTCCCACACAACTTATTTATAAATGCTGAGCAAGAAGCTTTACAGTAAATTCTTGCTCAATATTTGCTCTCTTTTATCTGCATCTTCAATAATTTCTGACAGCAATTCAAAACACATAATTTTTTGGAAGAATTAAATTGTCCATGTGTACTGAAACTCCTGGTAAAAGTTTTGCTCTGAGCTCACACTGGtatggtggggtttttttctttaaaggaatgATTGATTGTTGACAGGAGTGTTTGTTATACATCATATTTTTCTTGTCTAGAGTTTCCTTGGTTGTCACAGAAACAGTCGATGCTGGCTTATTTGGAGAAGGAATTGTGGAGAGCTTGATACATGCTTGGGAACATCTGCTTTTACAACCAAAGGTGGGTGATGTGTGCACGTGCACACATTCCAGACATATGTGAATGAGAAACGTTTGTCTTCTAAACACTTCATTCCTTTTGGTATGCTAAAAATGAGTGATCTGGGCTGGCTCGATGAATTTGATTTTGGTGAGTGGCAGTGAGGCAGAACTTTCATTGTACTTCTGTGAGCTCTGTGTTCTGAGTAAACATGTATTTGCAGAGCATGTTTCCCTGATGTAACCTTCCTTCATCACAGATGGTTCACTCTTAATCACTGTTcattcatttgttttaaatcttttttgTCCCCCATCTTTGTAAGTGACAGCAAAAGGGTTTGTGTGGATTTTAAATGTACAGCCAGTCTAGgcagaaaatgctgaattatGGTAGAGTTATTTCTCATTGTAACATTTGGGAACACTCAATTATAATTtggtaaataaattaatttatttttgctgatttgAACCCTTTTGGAAGACTGAGCAATTCCACTGGGTCTCAGATTTTACTTTATATTTTGTAGGTTTGCTAGTACATTAAGCAAAGTTGTACAACAAGGAGTCTTACATAGCCTAATCTCTGTTAAGCTAATATTCATCCTAATAGAAGGACTTCTCTTTATTTTGTCCTTGCCTTGATTCcagctcatttaaaaaaaagttttagctGGCTGAAACCTTTTGTGTTGTACTGAGTTGAAACTGATGACCTCTAGTGTTAAGTACAGGAATGATGCATAAGGGAAAAGTCCTGGAATGTTTCAGTATAGTCTAACAGTGTTTTTCAATCTGCATTTTGTTAGAGTTACACACCGGAAGTAGTAGACTGAAGAGTAAAGCTGATGCCTGGTTCTATTGAGacactgtatttaaaaaacTCCTTTAATGGCCAGCAGAATGCTAAAGAGTAGCGACTCTACCAGTCGCTATGATCTTAGCGATGTTTTGACCGTCACTTGAATGGCTCTCTAATATGTAATTTAGGCTTTTCAGTACTGGTAGAAATAATCCACTGTCTCATTGCATGTTGTTGTTCATGTTTTCACAGCCTAAAAACCAAGACATTAGTGCTGGAGACTATGGCAGAGTTATTCCTGCAAGTGCTACAATATTTGGGATGGCAGTGGAATGCAAAGAGATACGTAGACATCACAGGTGTGTTTAAACTCTAGCACAGCTTGaacccacttttttttttgggaagagAGACTGTTTTTATTGACCATTTCTCATTTACTTTGCTCTTTAATTTTTGAATGCCTGATTATCTGTTTAATGAAAAAGATTTCTGCTCTCACCATTCCCACCccttttctgggctttttttttttttttgcgcCATCTCCCTACCTCTTTGAGGTTCAGATTTTCTGGACCCATTAATCATACAGTTATGCTGAAATACCTGCCTCTAAAACATGCTAAAGAAATTTAATTCCGTCGTAGTAAAATTACTTCTCAATTTCTGAATTGGAGATTCTTGGATTAATGCTTGGCCCTTATCCTCATTTTACCCTCTTTGTTATCTGCTCCATACCTCACTTCTGGGTCTAACTCTGGATCTAACCCCTGTAAAGCCTAAGTGTTAATAACCCCAGCTGTCTTTATCTGTCTGAATGTCCTTTGCCTAATTCTGAACTGGCATACAGTAGAGTTTCTTTGCTGAGACCAGTTCTGACTGTGTAACAATTACTTTCATAGTTATTCCAATCTTTTAGAACATTATCATTGTATGGAGACAGTCTCTGTCTGAGAGGCTTGGACTTGGGGTATTTTGTTCAGGATTAATATTGTTGTaaattagagaaaatattaactTCTAGAGGAGCTCCAGTGCAGGATGAAAGGCAGCTGGGCTGCATCAGTGATTTCTCTAATGCAGTAGACCTGAACAGTGGCCAAAAATTCCTGTAGTAGATGGTCACAAAATAGTTTCTTTTATAAGTTAATTATTCATCAATTAGAAGAGGTTTTGCCTTGAAACTGGGCATTGACCGTTActtacaaaatttaaaaacaatgaaagtTAATTTGCTGTTAACTTTGGATTGTTGAATTGATGTTCCATTTTAATAGCTTAAGGTCAGGTGATTAGCAGGACTGAAGTCATTGTCACAAATTAATTATATGCTAGAGGGAAAAAACTCATTTTTAAGTGCCTTGCCTTTATAGTTTGAGATCCCTTTTTGCTCTAGCAAGAATATTTAAGATTATTTTAACAAGTCCTGTTTTTATGCCTGTTCTCAGATTTAAACTACGCAGATCTCTTTGAATTACTCTGATGTTCATGCCTTCACATTTCCTCAAATGTTTTCACAATCTGTAGGAGAGCTTTGGGGTTTGGATATTTTTTACTGAGCAGGAGGCCTAATGAAATAGCAGTGTAGAAGTATCtcttttctcattatttttatatcatcTAGCACAGTTTTTGCCTTGAACAATTAATACAACTTTTCTTTGAGCTTTTCCTcgtgctttaatttttttgagtGGTTAGAAGTAGACATGGAGCCCAGAATTGAATGaatacatgattttttttttttcctgaagtacATTTAAAAGTGTGTTTAATTTATCATCAGACACGGATTCATCTTGCTGAGAGAGAATCAGCAATTGTTGGTAATCAGTCAGTTGTTGATAATCTTGTATATTACAGCTATCTCTCTGTGCCTGATCTGATCTTCTGTTTTGTATTCTGTCCCATTCTTTCAGCAATTCTAAGTTATGCTTCATTGCTTGTGCTCTGATTggtattgggtttttttccctaggatATAGTGAAATTCTTAATATGTGTTGGGCTTTTCTTAGTTTCTGGTGACAGCATTCAGTTCTGATTCTTGAAAGTGAGGTGCATTTTCTGCACTTAGAGCTGCTCTGAACATGACAAAAGCCCCACATAATTGTTTTAAGTGTTTTTTAACTTCTCTATTCTAACATTctgtacatttaaaaataattagtcAGCCTAGGGAGAATTTCCTTTACGTTTTTGGTCAAATTACTTGGAATTTAATTTCTCCTCTGTTTGCCTTTACTCCCAGAGTGGGAATGCGAGAAGTTGCTGGTGTGTGCTTGTCCAATTCAGTGCAGTTCTTCAGTCCCACAtatgctgctgctggctcagaggAAACTGTGGAGCCCTACACCACCGAGAAGCTCAGTCGTATTCCTGGGGGTTACAGGGCCCTCACAGAGCCCTGTCAAGTCATGACAGTAGACTTCAACGATCTGCAGGTAATGATTTTTCTTACTCCCTTCTAAAGTAATCTTTTTATGGTAGTGAAAGTCCCATATGTCATTTGGTTTTTGGGTTCAACTTCAGAACAGTTCGCAAAAGCAAAgttggcagggctgctctgaaaTCCTCTGCTGGTTTTGATGCTTGTCTGGTTGTGTGGTGATGTGATTCCTCAGATGACagtctgtgatttttttaaaggtggagtttttttgtttattggGCATAGCTTAGGGAACTTCATAAACTACCTCACTGTAAGATCAAACAGCTACCAtcctcagcacagggaggggaaggaaaggatgCAAGAGATACATCCTAAATGATTTATACAGTTATGGAGATGACTTCATTTATTTCTCTAAGGTCAGTCTTCACAAAGCTCTTGAAGACAGGAGAAAGGCTGTATTTTTCCATCTggcataaaaatgtaaatgttagTGGGTAAATGTAAAAGAGGagatgaagaaattattctAGTCAACCATTTGATTCCACACTTCAGCTCCTTTGTATCTTAGGGTATTTCTGTAATAGGGGATTCTAAAAGCTAGTAGCATAATTTTGTGTATTTAGcacaaaatacatttgtatGTGTATGCTAAATAGGCCTGAACTGGaaagcagggagctcagcccctgcagctgagctTGCTAAAAAGATGATACAGCTGATCTCTGGTGTGCTTCTTGCTCATTGACCTGTGGTGAGGAGCTGGCATTGAGTCAGAGCTTAAAATAGATTCTGTtatataaatgaaattattcttgGCTGCTGCTTGGCCAGGAGTTGCAGTTTCTGAATCAATAGCTTTTTCTAGTTGGCTTGTCTGACATCctgagatgaaaaatgaaataagacaAGGCTCTTCAGTATACTATTGGGAGCAATCTCTGTGACCTAATGTTGCTTCTGCTTCCAGTGTCAATAAGAAACTATTGCTCTCATCTGAGAGATGTCTGCTCTTAAACATCTGCCTGCTGGCAAACAtgtaaagataattttaaagagTAAAGAACTGTGTTATTCTTTAAATCATGTTTCAGAAGTGCTCCTTTGAAGTTTTGGTTAGACTAATGGAGTGCTCCTGTCATGAAATGTTAAGATATtataaggaaaaaggaagaaatgccTCTGTTATGAATCACTGATGTGGTTAGGAATTCTTGGTTACTGTTTGTTGTTACTTTGTCACTGGGCAAATGTGGCAGTTCCAAACACTGGTAGGTTACTTTCAGCgtggatttttcttttggtttttttttttttttttaatgtgttgtATCATGGCTATACCTGGATGTTCAATCAATGCAgctaaaaatgagaaaaaaattgtcattgtTCCTGttgtaataagaaaaaaatcctcctaAACTTAAAACCAGTAGCAGAATTACCAACTAAGAACAGAAATTCAGGTCAGAAATTATTTAGCACTAGTAAGGTAATTTCTAAGACCTATTTTCTAAACTCCTATTTCAAAGATCTAGAGGGATGTTGCATTTATTCTGTTTATGCTAACTGTCCCGACCTAAACTGGCAGAACTGAGAAGAAGacttaaaatacagtaaaacaaTGTTTTTCAAACTGAGTTGTAGGAGGTATCAAAGACATCAGTACAGATCAGTGAAACAGTAAGTCAAAATTCACAAATAATAATCATTTcaaaaaagcagctgctttatGGTGATTACTTTATTACTGCTGTtattagcagcagcagcagcagctcagtcccTCCCAGGCAGGGGAATGAGGTGTGGCTGTAATTACACTTGCACCCAGCCAGGTGCTGCCTATGTGCTGTTTGCTGGCAGCAGATCAGTGCCACTGGCAGGGGAAGTGTTTACCTCTGCAGCCAGTAATTAAAGCTCAGTCTCACTTTCAGGCCCTAAAGGGACTCTGCTTTTGCCAACAGTTACAGATTTTGGCTCTTCCTAATCCTTCATGAGAAGTTGGTGGTGTGGAATATGTGAGAAATTGTGGATCAAGACATAGGAAATTCAATTACTGCATTTTTGCTGTAGATTTTCCTTCCGTTTGTAGGTCTTTCTTATTCAGAGGACATGTGTCATTAAATCGTTTTGGGGTTTTACTGCCTATTCCTGTGACattgctttatttccttttctctctcttaacAAGACTACTTGATAAATTGCCATCCTGATGTGCTACAGCTGTTTAAATCTGTAATTGGCATAAAAATAGGAGAAGGTTTATAAAGTGGCAAATGTGAGAAATAAGTATGGGTTAAGCAGcatggcagagagcaggaaaagctgaaataagCCTTCAAATGGGGTTTTAAGTGATGGCAATGTAACACTGCAGTTACTAAAACCCACTGGATGAGAGCCTTGGGCCTGCTGCTGTTGAGGAATAACCAGGAAGAACACTTCTAATATCAAATACACTTCTGTACCTCTCCAACTCCCCAGAAACCAAGAACCAGATGCATGCTTGTGCTCTTGCTGTCTTATTTCAAGGGGCTTGATGCCAGCAAAGCTTCAACTGACTGCTCTTCCTTCACCAGCTGAGGAGGTACCAAAAGGATGACTGGCAGCAAAGCACATCTATTGAAGAGCAGCGACATCTTACTGTGAACTATGTTTGCATTCAGTAATTTTAACTTGCCCATTGCTCAGCCATCTCAGTTGTGGGAAGAGGGATAGATAAGCTCTTGGAGAACACAGAATGAAGAGGGAAGAATAAGAAACCCAGCATGTGACAGCTAGTCCTGTCCTCAGAGCAGGACatgaacttttctttttccatgtgtATTTTAAGATTGAAATGTAAAGAGAACAAGTGTTGACATGAGCAGATCAGGAAGTTGATAAATGTTTTGGAAGGGCTGTTACTAGGCAGAATGACTGTGACTGAGAGAACCTTTGATCCTTTGTGCTTGACCTCCTGTTCATTGGTTTATGCTGGAACTAAAACACTAGTGCTGGTCCTTTTGTGCTTGTGAATGTTGGTAGCAGAAGGTAAttcctgagaaaaataaattgtacaTGGAAAAAGAGTTAGTTCTTGTTACATATTCAAAACTTTGTAGGAGTATTGGAGAATTTATAAATGGATAGACCTTAGGGTTTTCCCACTAGTGAGATTGTACATGCCTGAGCTTTTACACAAGACCTACATAGCCCAGATAGCAGATAAAACACCCTCAAAGATGTTTGACTTCTGTTTTTATAATGACTCTGCAAGCCTGTGTTTGAGCAAATTCACAGCACACAGTATTTCTAGAACTGATTGAACACAGGTTTTAAGTGAAACATGTGCCTGAGCCCTGGCTTGAGTTTAGCCAAAAGCCTggctgtgtttttattttcttgtaagGCAAGCCCTGCCAGTCTGAAGTCTTTCTTGCAGTTTTCAGTGGGTTTAAATGTGGGATATTTGCATGCTTGCTTCTCATGGATGCAGGCTGTCCATGTGGGAAATGGCTCTTGCATGTGGGAGGACAGTTCCCATGCTAATTAGTACTAATGATGATAATTGGTATTGTAGAGGCTTGGTAACTTCAAGTTTCTGTTGGGTGCCCTCACGGATTGGTGCAGAAATTTTGGACGATTTAGTTTAATGAAACcaatttttatttatggaaataaactcccccactttttttttctctttttgctttcaTCAGGAGCTGAAAAGCCTGGCAGATAGAAAGCCCTGGAAGCTCAGCCTGCCAGTCACTGAAGGAGGAATACTGGATGCTGTTGTGGTGTGGTTTGTACTGCAGCTTGATGAGGAGCATTCTCTCTCTACAAGTCCCAGTGAGGAAACTTGCTGGGAACAGGCTGTGTATCCTGTGCAGGGCCTCCTCGGTATGTCCTGTGGGTTTGCTTGTTGTGGTACATTAACTTGgtttcatttgggttttttttttggttttttttttcattttgataagTTAGCTTATCTCAGAGATTAGTAGGTCTAAATAGGACTGGAAGTTCAACAGCAAGTAGCTGAGAGGTGGTTCCTGATCGTGTTTCTGGTCTGTAGAGCACAGTCCCTTCATCAGAGCTTGTTTGTGGGACTTTGCTGTTAAGCAGATGAGATCTGGGAGAAAGCTTTTCAttaagttgggtttttttttctgtattgaatTTAATGCATTGTGGCACATCTCCAAAAAGTGGGGCTACTGACTGGCTCACTtgtgagaggagaggaagggggGTAAGGTGAGGTAGGAATTGCTAGCTGCTACtgccacaaaaccaaaactaaacaTTCCTAGCTACCCCTTGCCCCATGTGGGATTCAACTTGAATACCCTCCACATACAGGCATTGGCAGTGTAATTTTTAACAGTGTCTGCTCTATTCACccaccttttattttcctgtttcctaGAATCTTAGACTATCTCAAGCTGGAAGGGGACCCATAAGGATGATAGAG
The window above is part of the Molothrus ater isolate BHLD 08-10-18 breed brown headed cowbird chromosome 4, BPBGC_Mater_1.1, whole genome shotgun sequence genome. Proteins encoded here:
- the PRMT9 gene encoding protein arginine N-methyltransferase 9 isoform X1, encoding MPNSNAKLHSNHRGGREASRRELVSRSLQSAQHCLESQDFGTAYAHYLLVLNLAPELKTTVKETFQFTLFKWAEELDSLARIQDLFNCYEQALELYPNDEVICNSMGEHLFRMGFRDEAAGYFHKAVKLNPDFADAKENFYRVANWLVERWHFIMLNDAKRNLTYLRAIQNAVHSGSKSVLDIGTGTGILSMFAKKAGASFVYACELSKTMYELARDVVAANNMEREIKLLHLKSLDIEIPKHIPERVSLVVTETVDAGLFGEGIVESLIHAWEHLLLQPKPKNQDISAGDYGRVIPASATIFGMAVECKEIRRHHRVGMREVAGVCLSNSVQFFSPTYAAAGSEETVEPYTTEKLSRIPGGYRALTEPCQVMTVDFNDLQELKSLADRKPWKLSLPVTEGGILDAVVVWFVLQLDEEHSLSTSPSEETCWEQAVYPVQGLLDYSVKTGDTVMMEVCCQDCYLKIQKISSLPSECGMDFSDRDDTLSLGNEAELCNALAGLQTSTKQDGSTPVCVLESTEIALLNDIAYHECFKAAMSKVLLSLNPSKDLHSMDVDGHGSGINLQENQTTISLGVDPDALYILDVSEGFSILPIIAGKLGPVRAYSSVEKDQHQAALHVIAEANHFPKETLEFWLSHLEEESVVLQRPKSDKLWSIIILDVIETSGLIQQEVMEKAAISRCLLHSGGKIFPQYVLVYGMLVESESLLLESAVQGTEPTLGFNIAPFINQFKVPVRVYLDLSTLPCVPLSKPAELLRLDLMSPLLNSPSREVKVQICKSGRVTAIPFWYHIHLDEDHSLDTSDESSHWKQAAVVLDEPIPVQAGDELVLDVQHHKSNISITVKR